The genomic DNA CGACTTGTCGCATTGACCCATGTTGATCCGGAACTGGAACTCGCTGCCGCTTTAGAATCAGCAAGTTCACCCGTGCTGGGGCAAGACGCCGGTGAAATCGCTGGACTGGGAAAAATTGGCGTCGAGATCACCACGTCAATTCCTGAACACGTTGACGCGGTTATCGACTTCTCCGTTCCTGAAGGGGCAGTTGCGATTGCCGGAGTCTGTGCGGAGCGTCAGATTCCGTTAGTGGAAGCAACAACCGGATTAAGCGATGAGCAACGACAGGTTATCCTCGAAGCAGCTCAGCTGACACCCGTTGTGATGGCTCCCAGTATGAGCTTGGCGGTCAACTTGGCGATGAAGCTTGTCGCTGAGGCGGGGAAGGCACTCAAAAATCTTCCAGGTGGTGTCGATGTGGAAATCGTCGAGCGGCACCATCGATTCAAAGAAGATGCTCCCAGCGGGACAGCTCTGAAGTTCGGGGAAATCGTCGCCACGGAAATGGGGCAGTCAGAGCACAAACATGGTCGCGAGGGAATGACTGGTCAGCGATCGCAAAGTGAGATCGGCTACCACGCGCTTCGCACGGGCGATAACGTCGGCGAACACCAAATTATTTTCGGGATGATGGGTGAGACGCTCGAAGTTTACGTTCGCGGACATACCCGAGATAGCTACGCCTACGGAGCCTTGGCTGCAGCCAAGTTCGTCGCTACTCAAGGTGCTGGCTTGTACACTATGAAAGATGTTCTCGATATCTGAAATTCTCTCTGAACTCCCCCTTGTCTTCGATTTGATTTAGCAGGTAACCCATGGCAAAGTTTTTCTTGGCAAGCATTCTGTCCGCAAGCTTTTTGATTGTCGCCACCACGGGAGTTGTGCAGGCTGAGGAAGTGTTTCAGTTTGCCGTTCAGGCTGAGCAAGTTGCGAGAAAAGATTCGCCAATCTGGGTGGACCTGCCTAAGGCGTTGCAGAATGTTGAGGGAGATTTGGTATTGCGGCAAGCTGCTGGGGGAGGCCAGGTTGTCTCTCAAAAAAGTGAAGATGGGAAACGGCTCGTCTTTATCCCGAAAGAAGAAATTCCCGCGACTCAGGGGCGGTTGTATCAAATTCAAGTTGTTCCGAAATCTGATTCGACGCCGGCTGATTCAACCTTTGCCGTCAGGTGCATTAAAGATGACAAGACAGTTTCTCTCGCTTTGGGCGATCAGAAAATTCTGACTTACAACACCGCTGTCCTCGAGCCACCAGCTGGGACGTCGGAATTGTACCGCCGAAGTGGATTCATTCACCCTTTCGTAACTCCTCAGGGAAAGGTCGTGACTGATGGATTTCCGAGTGATCATCTGCATCAGCATGGGATTTTTGCAGCGTGGACAAAGACCTTTTTCGAAGGAGAAGGTGTCAATTTCTGGGACCAGTTAGGTGGCACTGGGACAGTCGGGCATCGCGAGATTCTCGAAACGACCTCAGGGGATGTCTTTGCGTCGTTCAAAGTTCGTCTGGCTCATGTCCTGACGAAGGGGGAGCCGCGCGATGTCCTCGACGAAGTCTGGACGGTTCGTTTGTACAACCTTCCGAAGATGCACCAGTTTGACATCGAATCGGTGCAAACCTGTGTTGCAAAAACACCGCTGACTATCGCAGAGTACCACTACGGCGGATTTGCTTATCGTGGGAGTGCTGAGTGGATTAAAAACGATCAACACCACATCATCACCAACGAAACGGATGATCGCGAAGTGGGCAATCACACGAAGCCAAACTGGGTGGGCGTTTACGGACCTGTTCAAGGCGATCTTTGCGGAGCTGCGATGTTCTCTCACCCCACGAACTTCCGCAGCCCACAACCGGTTCGGCTGCATCCCAGCATGCCTTACTTCGTCTACTCACCTGCAGTCCTTGGAGAATTTGAACTCGCACCGGGAAAACCGTTCGCAGCCAAGTACCGCTACCTTTCTTACGATGGCAAACCGGACGCAAAACGACTCGACTCTGCGTGGAAGAACTATTCCTCGGCTCCGAAAATTCAATGGGTCACAGCCACAGCACCATAAACTGGTGCTGTGAGAGCGGGTTACTTTGAGACGCTTCAAGAGTTCAAGCGTCGACGTGGCAAACAGGTAAACTTCACGGGCACACGGTAGAGCAGGCTGCTCTAAAAACTGAGTCTGTTTCAGTTGTGGTGAAGTTGTGTCGGTC from Thalassoglobus polymorphus includes the following:
- a CDS encoding DUF6807 domain-containing protein, with protein sequence MAKFFLASILSASFLIVATTGVVQAEEVFQFAVQAEQVARKDSPIWVDLPKALQNVEGDLVLRQAAGGGQVVSQKSEDGKRLVFIPKEEIPATQGRLYQIQVVPKSDSTPADSTFAVRCIKDDKTVSLALGDQKILTYNTAVLEPPAGTSELYRRSGFIHPFVTPQGKVVTDGFPSDHLHQHGIFAAWTKTFFEGEGVNFWDQLGGTGTVGHREILETTSGDVFASFKVRLAHVLTKGEPRDVLDEVWTVRLYNLPKMHQFDIESVQTCVAKTPLTIAEYHYGGFAYRGSAEWIKNDQHHIITNETDDREVGNHTKPNWVGVYGPVQGDLCGAAMFSHPTNFRSPQPVRLHPSMPYFVYSPAVLGEFELAPGKPFAAKYRYLSYDGKPDAKRLDSAWKNYSSAPKIQWVTATAP
- the dapB gene encoding 4-hydroxy-tetrahydrodipicolinate reductase; protein product: MAVPIRIAIHGAAGRMGQRLVALTHVDPELELAAALESASSPVLGQDAGEIAGLGKIGVEITTSIPEHVDAVIDFSVPEGAVAIAGVCAERQIPLVEATTGLSDEQRQVILEAAQLTPVVMAPSMSLAVNLAMKLVAEAGKALKNLPGGVDVEIVERHHRFKEDAPSGTALKFGEIVATEMGQSEHKHGREGMTGQRSQSEIGYHALRTGDNVGEHQIIFGMMGETLEVYVRGHTRDSYAYGALAAAKFVATQGAGLYTMKDVLDI